From Spea bombifrons isolate aSpeBom1 chromosome 6, aSpeBom1.2.pri, whole genome shotgun sequence, a single genomic window includes:
- the CDC42EP1 gene encoding cdc42 effector protein 1 isoform X2, with protein MNLGSLPVIKSIVSRSKRERRVELTADMISPPLGDFRHTVHVGRKGEVFGDASFLNKFQVKHKHSRWGHLTKNLRHTRWVSSGQPDIGVPISQPPTVSPILKNAVSLPLLTNRSWDDRDEEDWKSLTQSPSGLNSAFCTLPRQPCSKGTPDDTSHQMTKGDSASADYFDANEHSLCSDTVEPSTSLWHPDSMESLIMDFGPSLMSEILNKISFSSDSPETGTLNNCGLNEQNKSSTNLHNSMTMSTSVDHSYLEPTQSQIQLQETKEHASWKQVNVNDEMELGIKEDEEATQITKDFWEDSDDGSEVEM; from the exons ATGAATCTGGGAAGCTTGCCAGTCATAAAAAGTATAGTGTCTCGCTCAAAAAGAGAACGCAGAGTGGAACTGACTGCTGACATGATCAGCCCCCCTCTGGGCGACTTTCGCCACACTGTTCACGTTGGCAGGAAAGGAGAAGTCTTTGGGGATGCATCCTTTCTCAACAAATTTCAAGTGAAACACAAGCACAGCCGTTGGGGTCATTTAACCAAAAATTTGCGCCACACTAGGTGGGTGTCTTCGGGACAGCCAGATATTGGCGTTCCTATTAGTCAACCACCCACTGTCTCCCCTATCCTTAAGAATGCTGTATCTCTACCACTACTTACCAACCGCAGCTGGGATGATAGAGATGAGGAAGACTGGAAGAGTTTGACACAAAGCCCTTCAG GATTAAACTCTGCCTTCTGCACGCTACCCCGTCAGCCCTGCTCAAAGGGGACACCAGACGATACAAGTCATCAAATGACCAAAGGCGACtctgccagtgctgactattttgaTGCCAACGAACATAGCCTTTGTAGTGATACTGTGGAACCTTCCACCAGTCTCTGGCACCCAGATTCCATGGAGTCCTTAATTATGGATTTTGGTCCATCACTCATGAgtgaaatattaaacaaaatcagCTTTTCCAGTGATTCTCCAGAAACAGGGACACTTAATAATTGTGGCTTAAATGAACAAAACAAATCATCAACCAACCTTCACAACTCTATGACAATGAGCACTTCTGTGGACCATAGCTACTTAGAACCCACCCAATCACAGATACAAttacaagaaacaaaagaaCATGCCAGTTGGAAACAAGTAAATGTAAATGATGAAATGGAGTTGGGTATAAAGGAAGATGAAGAAGCCACACAAATCACTAAGGACTTTTGGGAGGACAGTGATGATGGATCTGAGGTAGAGATGTAA
- the CDC42EP1 gene encoding cdc42 effector protein 1 isoform X1, with protein sequence MNLGSLPVIKSIVSRSKRERRVELTADMISPPLGDFRHTVHVGRKGEVFGDASFLNKFQVKHKHSRWGHLTKNLRHTRWVSSGQPDIGVPISQPPTVSPILKNAVSLPLLTNRSWDDRDEEDWKSLTQSPSGNFTGLNSAFCTLPRQPCSKGTPDDTSHQMTKGDSASADYFDANEHSLCSDTVEPSTSLWHPDSMESLIMDFGPSLMSEILNKISFSSDSPETGTLNNCGLNEQNKSSTNLHNSMTMSTSVDHSYLEPTQSQIQLQETKEHASWKQVNVNDEMELGIKEDEEATQITKDFWEDSDDGSEVEM encoded by the exons ATGAATCTGGGAAGCTTGCCAGTCATAAAAAGTATAGTGTCTCGCTCAAAAAGAGAACGCAGAGTGGAACTGACTGCTGACATGATCAGCCCCCCTCTGGGCGACTTTCGCCACACTGTTCACGTTGGCAGGAAAGGAGAAGTCTTTGGGGATGCATCCTTTCTCAACAAATTTCAAGTGAAACACAAGCACAGCCGTTGGGGTCATTTAACCAAAAATTTGCGCCACACTAGGTGGGTGTCTTCGGGACAGCCAGATATTGGCGTTCCTATTAGTCAACCACCCACTGTCTCCCCTATCCTTAAGAATGCTGTATCTCTACCACTACTTACCAACCGCAGCTGGGATGATAGAGATGAGGAAGACTGGAAGAGTTTGACACAAAGCCCTTCAGGTAATTTTACAG GATTAAACTCTGCCTTCTGCACGCTACCCCGTCAGCCCTGCTCAAAGGGGACACCAGACGATACAAGTCATCAAATGACCAAAGGCGACtctgccagtgctgactattttgaTGCCAACGAACATAGCCTTTGTAGTGATACTGTGGAACCTTCCACCAGTCTCTGGCACCCAGATTCCATGGAGTCCTTAATTATGGATTTTGGTCCATCACTCATGAgtgaaatattaaacaaaatcagCTTTTCCAGTGATTCTCCAGAAACAGGGACACTTAATAATTGTGGCTTAAATGAACAAAACAAATCATCAACCAACCTTCACAACTCTATGACAATGAGCACTTCTGTGGACCATAGCTACTTAGAACCCACCCAATCACAGATACAAttacaagaaacaaaagaaCATGCCAGTTGGAAACAAGTAAATGTAAATGATGAAATGGAGTTGGGTATAAAGGAAGATGAAGAAGCCACACAAATCACTAAGGACTTTTGGGAGGACAGTGATGATGGATCTGAGGTAGAGATGTAA